One window of the Branchiostoma lanceolatum isolate klBraLanc5 chromosome 3, klBraLanc5.hap2, whole genome shotgun sequence genome contains the following:
- the LOC136429172 gene encoding uncharacterized protein, whose amino-acid sequence MRLLLYTFLCSAVVSFGRSQATWNRGVVPEATAQINVLASVFMSQPGYLQQKHTVFSAMNWTDIPPPQPTGNISQQCQKDVAQYEADLFQGKRYALKMLDASGKPASGIMDWNWEWFGRYTECVKITRGVFNIPFDGKFYMTRLEQVRQGEGILADVYELTVGMCVPSSCGQHDVIHQLDGSVYWRFVVQQGIFKVTSAYSEESLPIQNVTIAAICICSVLLLLIAIGTIYDVVIQHLRRVAIKRQKDAEEQEADVTVSVPGDIALVSVSNPREETPTAATTGEGKEVD is encoded by the exons ATGAGGCTGTTGCTGTATACTTTTCTTTGTTCGGCTGTAGTTAGCTTTGGTAGGTCACAAGCAACATGGAATCGAGGTGTTGTTCCCGAAGCTACTGCACAGATAAACGTGTTGGCCTCCGTGTTCATGTCGCAGCCGGGGTATCTGCAGCAAAAACACACCGTCTTTAGCGCCATGAACTGGACGgacatcccccctccccagcccaCCGGCAACATCAGCCAACAGTGTCAGAAGGATGTTGCACAGTACGAAGCCGACCTGTTCCAAGGAAAGCGCTACGCCCTGAAAA TGCTGGACGCGAGTGGGAAACCAGCAAGCGGAATCATGGACTGGAACTGGGAGTGGTTCGGTAGGTACACGGAGTGCGTGAAGATCACGAGGGGAGTCTTCAACATTCCCTTCGACGGGAAGTTCTACATGACTAGGCTGGAACAAGTCAGGCAG GGCGAAGGCATACTAGCCGACGTGTATGAGTTAACAGTCGGCATGTGTGTGCCAAGCTCCTGTGGACAGCATGACGTCATTCACCAACTGGACGGCA GTGTCTACTGGCGTTTTGTTGTTCAACAAGGAATATTTAAAGTGACGTCGGCGTATTCAGAAGAATCCTTACCGATCCAGAATGTCACTATTGCAGCGAT TTGCATTTGTAGTGTCCTCCTCCTTCTCATCGCCATCGGCACTATCTATGACGTCGTGATTCAGCATCTCCGACGGGTGGCCATTAAAAGGCAGAAG GACGCTGAAGAACAAGAGGCTGACGTCACCGTATCTGTACCCGGCGACATAGCTCTGGTGAGCGTAAGCAACCCCCGCGAGGAAACTCCAACAGCAGCAACGACTGGAGAAGGAAAAGAAG
- the LOC136429174 gene encoding gigasin-6-like: protein MANLRLVFVLLVGLSAAVTATSWRDLDGLDNFIQTVMACETRRPVGLTISVVKGGDVVFSRGYGKRDLRQGLPVDNRTLFGMGSVSKSFTVTLLASILAESDNVTWDTPIVNILGSDFRFRDEFLTKKTTLRDVLVHRTGLQAFSFDLIQYGMDIDRAEFARTNGSSLIFGMLTIANQKHNFCSVYVYIRRVRHFSEAVPFRTEYHYNNLLYTLLAHVAERLAGKPFEQLLRERVFLPLGMNDTTFVSEALEEDDFSNFAQSYLAYNQNGYSLAVDREIYRIMKLHVPTGGVASNAVDMARYLQLHLSEGKGPDGRPLVPTELFTEAHKLQFMMDLLSGEIYRPQYPVGVMDKGQGFGLTIGDYRGKD from the exons ATGGCGAACCTTCGTCTTGTTTTCGTGCTTCTGGTCGGCCTTTCCGCGGCGGTTACAGCAACGTCGTGGCGAGACCTAGACGGCTTGGACAATTTCATACAAACAGTCATGGCGTGCGAGACCAGACGACCTGTTGGCCTGACCATTTCAGTCGTTAAAGGCGGAGATGTCGTTTTTTCCCGGGGGTACGGCAAACGGGACTTGCGGCAAGGTCTCCCGGTCGACAACCGAACCCTCTTCGGCATGGGGTCCGTTTCCAAGTCCTTCACGGTCACCCTTCTGGCGAGCATTCTCGCTGAGAGTGACAACGTTACCTGGGACACCCCCATAGTCAACATACTGGGAAGCGATTTCAGATTTCGGGACGAATTTCTCACGAAGAAGACGACTCTGCGGGACGTTCTTGTTCACAGGACGGGACTTCAGGCGTTTTCATTTGACCTGATTCAGTATGGGATGGACATCGACAGAGCGGAGTTTGCAAG AACTAATGGGAGTTCTCTcattttcggtatgttgaccatcGCCAACCAGAAACATA ATTTTTGCTCTGTGTATGTCTACATTAGGAGAGTTCGTCACTTCTCCGAGGCAGTGCCTTTCCGCACGGAGTACCACTACAACAACCTCCTCTACACCCTGCTGGCACACGTGGCCGAAAGGCTTGCCGGGAAGCCATTCGAACAGCTGTTGCGGGAAAGGGTCTTCCTCCCTCTGGGGATGAATGACACCACGTTTGTCTCCGAAGCGCTTGAGGAAGACGACTTCTCAAATTTCGCCCAGAGCTACCTGGCCTACAACCAGAACGGATATTCCCTTGCCGTGGATCGAGAAATTTACAG GATCATGAAGCTGCACGTTCCTACCGGAGGCGTGGCGTCTAACGCTGTGGACATGGCGCGGTACCTGCAGCTGCACCTGAGCGAAG GTAAGGGACCAGACGGCCGGCCCCTGGTGCCCACAGAACTGTTCACAGAGGCGCACAAGCTGCAGTTCATGATGGACTTACTGTCCGGCGAGATCTACCGGCCGCAGTACCCGGTGGGAGTCATGGACAAAGGACAAGGGTTCG